AGTCCGACTGCTTGGGCTTGATCGCTATCTGAGCCATATTGGCCGCGAATCACTTCTTTCATGGCTAATACAGCATTGTGAAATTCCCATTCTGCTAATCGCGCCGCGTCAGCAGCAGCACGGTATAAAGTTAGTTTTTCAGTTTCGGCTTGTTGCTGCGCCAGCATCGTCTGATAAGCTTGCTGTAAGTTTGCTACAGACGCATCAGTACGGGTTGTGTTGTATGTGCTGATGGTTTGCAAGCCGTGTAATGAGTTTATATCTTGACTAATTGATTGAGAAGGCAGACGGCGGGTTTGATCTTGGGCGGGCATATAAGCATACTGGTATAGGTTATACATTTAATGTGCCCATTAGAACAAAAAAACTAACGATAAGGTGAAATTTTTAGATTGAACAAGGTTAAAAAAAGTCTGAGTTAATTTTTGCATGGCAAAACAATGGCATTGTTAGTCGAAACAATGGCATTGTTAGCCGAAACAATGCCATTGTCAGCCGAAACAATCGCATTATCAGTTGAAACAATCCCATTGTCAGCCGAAACAATGGCATTGTCAGCCGAAACAATGGCATTGTTAGCCGAAACAATGGCATTGTTAGTTGAAACAATGCCATTGCAGAACGTTGCATTAGATAGCGTAGCGATCGCAATTACAGTAGTTTTGGGAATCATTAAAACTATGACTTACGCACGAGTTAGAAATAACGAACCGCAGAGGCGCAGAGAACACGGAAAAATCAGAGTTTGAGAGATATTTTGCGTAAGTCCTAAAAACAATACAATGCTATACATATTTGGAGTTTTGATGAATCCTCATAAGCTGTTACCTACTTTGTCTTCCATCACAACATCTGATGATTGGTACACCTACTACAAAGCCAATGCTAAGTTTCAATTAGAAATCCCTTGGAAGCGGGGTGCAGAAATCACAAAGGATGAACAGAATGCCATAGCAGATTCTTTAGCAGCTTGGCAGTTGGGTGAGACATCAGATGGGTTGCACTTATTAGCTACTGCTCAAAACTATGCACAGCGCATCAAAGATCCTAAATATGTTGATGTAATTGAACTATTCATCAAAGAAGAACAACGTCACGGAAGCGACTTAGGAAAGTTTCTCGATCTTGCCCAAATTCCTCGGTTGCAGCGTAACTGGGGCGATACGTTGTTTCGGAAAATACGCTATGCAATTCCAATGATGGAGATTTGGACAACTCCTGTGATTATGGTTGAAACTTTAGCATTGGTCTATTACAAAGCAATTCAAAACGCAACAAATTCCCCTGTTTTAAAGCAGTTGTGTCAACAAATATTGAGAGACGAAGTAAAGCATATTCGTTTTCAGTACGAGCGTCTGGCAGTTCTACACCGAAACCGCCCTATATGGTTACGGAAGCTCACTTATCTTATGCAGCATTTTCTTTACTATGTACCAGTGATTCTAGTTTGGATTGGTCATCATCGCGCACTCAAAGCCGGAGGACATAGTTTTACAAGTTACTGGCGGGATGCTTGGGTAAAAATGAATTTTGCTTGGGAGCGAATGAAACCAGAAAGATACCAGTGGTAGCATATCGATGTGTGGACTTCCTCTACATACAACACTCAGAAAGCATCAAGCTGACATCAATTGCTGGATGCGCTGCGGTTCCTCTCCCAGCCAATCTGGATTTTGGGCAGTGCTGTCAAATATTGATGAGGTTTTGAACGGCTCAAACTCGCCGCGTGATGCTGCTTCTGCCGTTTTTGCTAAGAGCGATCGCACTTGCTCGTCATTCATTGGCTGGAAC
This Nostoc sp. C052 DNA region includes the following protein-coding sequences:
- a CDS encoding ferritin-like domain-containing protein, whose product is MLYIFGVLMNPHKLLPTLSSITTSDDWYTYYKANAKFQLEIPWKRGAEITKDEQNAIADSLAAWQLGETSDGLHLLATAQNYAQRIKDPKYVDVIELFIKEEQRHGSDLGKFLDLAQIPRLQRNWGDTLFRKIRYAIPMMEIWTTPVIMVETLALVYYKAIQNATNSPVLKQLCQQILRDEVKHIRFQYERLAVLHRNRPIWLRKLTYLMQHFLYYVPVILVWIGHHRALKAGGHSFTSYWRDAWVKMNFAWERMKPERYQW